One Corynebacterium yudongzhengii DNA window includes the following coding sequences:
- the eccB gene encoding type VII secretion protein EccB, whose product MSSPFLPTTRAQVSGHRFLRRRVEHGLVFGDIRMIHDPLRTRTRGVIFGCVAVVLGMLGAGLFAWLNPQPDPGEADLLRADSGQLYVRIDERLHPVDNLTSARLIVGGEAQAQAIGQEHLRGVDKGPPLGITRAPDLLASDAPGENDTWAVCVSPSGRQVLLGPGAPAPTPLADNEAVLIDDWLVTSHGRRLLPDAESDAGGAVRRGLGITPETPVAQAPPTLINALAEHRPVAVPEPLPVVVETETGYWAENGETIAPLSQLQAEILAHAGAESRQAEVAELGTRADAAPPPLPEIHPEFLDPAERHLCALAGGGAGVLAQAPSGETQLVGETELDALVGLDGGAVAVDTGHGLHVVTATGVIHDTDAASVQALGLPEAHRVGWELVGLLPEGPALNREEVLSGDSSG is encoded by the coding sequence ATGAGTTCGCCTTTTCTGCCGACCACCCGTGCCCAGGTCTCCGGGCATCGCTTCTTGCGCCGCCGCGTCGAACACGGGCTGGTTTTCGGCGATATCCGCATGATCCACGACCCGCTGCGCACCCGCACCCGCGGGGTGATCTTCGGCTGCGTCGCCGTGGTGCTCGGCATGCTCGGCGCCGGGTTGTTCGCCTGGCTCAACCCGCAGCCGGATCCCGGGGAGGCGGATCTGCTGCGAGCGGATTCCGGCCAGCTCTACGTGCGTATCGATGAACGCCTCCACCCCGTGGACAACCTCACCTCTGCGCGCCTCATCGTCGGCGGCGAGGCGCAGGCGCAGGCGATAGGCCAGGAGCATCTGCGCGGGGTGGACAAGGGGCCACCGCTCGGCATCACCCGGGCACCCGACCTGCTGGCCAGCGATGCGCCGGGGGAGAACGACACCTGGGCCGTGTGCGTCTCCCCGTCCGGCCGGCAGGTTCTGCTCGGCCCCGGCGCGCCGGCACCGACGCCGCTCGCCGATAACGAGGCCGTGCTTATCGACGACTGGCTGGTCACTAGCCACGGCCGCCGCCTCCTGCCGGACGCCGAAAGCGACGCCGGCGGCGCGGTGCGCCGCGGTCTGGGGATCACCCCGGAGACCCCGGTGGCTCAGGCGCCGCCCACGCTCATCAACGCGCTCGCCGAGCACCGGCCGGTCGCGGTGCCGGAGCCTCTGCCCGTCGTCGTCGAGACCGAGACCGGCTACTGGGCCGAAAACGGCGAGACGATCGCGCCGCTCAGCCAGCTGCAGGCGGAGATCCTCGCCCACGCGGGCGCGGAAAGCCGGCAGGCGGAGGTAGCCGAGCTGGGGACGCGTGCCGACGCCGCCCCGCCACCCCTTCCGGAGATACACCCGGAGTTTCTCGATCCCGCGGAACGCCACCTCTGCGCGCTTGCCGGCGGCGGGGCAGGGGTGCTCGCGCAGGCGCCGTCCGGCGAGACGCAGCTGGTCGGCGAGACCGAGCTTGATGCGCTGGTGGGGCTGGACGGCGGGGCGGTGGCCGTCGATACGGGGCACGGCCTGCACGTGGTGACCGCAACCGGGGTCATCCACGACACTGATGCGGCGTCGGTGCAGGCACTCGGCCTGCCGGAGGCGCATCGGGTGGGATGGGAGCTCGTGGGCCTGCTGCCGGAAGGCCCCGCACTCAACCGGGAGGAAGTCTTGAGCGGGGACTCGTCGGGCTAA
- a CDS encoding S8 family serine peptidase — MPAPPPELPPRPVAEPKLHDFATGAGVTVAVIDTGIHPHPELLHLEPGHDVTNAAVSDPHHDCDGHGTAVAGIIATQTSGIAPDARIVPIRQTTAYARMPAGHGDEGEGTLASLTAAIHLALDEGADIINVSVVACTDAEVDDHELNEALRRAEEDNAVIVAAAGNRTTDCHDHATVYPTHAPTVIGVQATQGSAEAAEYSLTLPPGSATPERSRSRASGFSPG, encoded by the coding sequence GTGCCCGCCCCTCCGCCTGAGCTGCCGCCTCGACCTGTCGCGGAGCCGAAGCTTCATGATTTCGCCACCGGCGCCGGGGTCACCGTCGCGGTGATCGATACCGGAATCCATCCCCACCCGGAGCTTCTCCACTTAGAGCCCGGCCACGACGTCACGAACGCCGCCGTTTCCGACCCGCACCACGACTGCGACGGTCACGGCACCGCCGTCGCCGGCATCATCGCGACGCAGACCTCCGGAATCGCCCCGGACGCACGCATCGTGCCGATCCGGCAGACCACCGCCTACGCCCGCATGCCCGCCGGCCACGGCGATGAGGGCGAGGGCACCCTGGCCTCGCTGACTGCGGCGATTCACTTAGCTCTCGACGAAGGCGCCGACATCATCAACGTCTCCGTCGTGGCCTGCACCGACGCCGAAGTCGACGACCACGAGCTCAACGAGGCGCTCCGGCGTGCCGAAGAGGACAACGCGGTCATCGTCGCCGCGGCCGGCAACCGGACCACCGACTGCCACGACCACGCCACCGTCTATCCGACGCATGCCCCCACCGTCATCGGGGTCCAAGCCACCCAAGGCTCCGCCGAGGCCGCGGAGTATTCGCTCACCCTCCCCCCCGGATCAGCCACGCCTGAGCGCTCCCGGTCACGTGCCAGTGGCTTTAGCCCCGGATAG
- a CDS encoding S8 family serine peptidase has protein sequence MALAPDSDGWVSAITPPNGENQEFHGTSFAAPVVAGTAALLRERYPEYSAAELREHLFASAQSTTDSLDPLAALTTRPAPTPEYRTAAITAPVAEEHSVDLRVLIVLASVMVVLAIATGLRRPPAPARRRRRLTNLFKEEP, from the coding sequence GTGGCTTTAGCCCCGGATAGCGACGGCTGGGTCTCCGCCATCACCCCACCCAATGGGGAGAACCAAGAGTTTCACGGCACCAGCTTCGCCGCCCCAGTGGTCGCGGGCACGGCGGCGCTTCTGCGCGAACGCTACCCCGAGTATTCCGCCGCTGAGCTGCGCGAACACCTCTTCGCCAGCGCGCAGTCCACGACCGATTCACTCGATCCGCTCGCCGCGCTCACCACTCGGCCTGCGCCTACGCCGGAATACCGGACCGCGGCGATCACGGCGCCGGTGGCCGAGGAGCACTCCGTCGATCTGCGGGTGCTCATCGTCTTGGCGAGCGTGATGGTCGTCCTCGCGATCGCGACCGGGCTGCGCCGCCCGCCGGCGCCGGCGCGGAGACGACGCCGGCTCACGAACCTCTTTAAGGAAGAACCTTAA
- a CDS encoding SAM-dependent methyltransferase, translated as MAFTPMSIAEMIETLVAPPNPFRWEVFDGSATGPEDAKYTVRIHNPEGLSYIATAPGDLGFARAWMTGGLTVEGEHLAYPYGIFDSLRELYDNFRKPSLGEIAKIYRSLGHHGALRIQPVPEVERAGWLERSLRQGLSRHSKERDADVISSHYDVGNDFYELFLGEEMTYTCAYYPHPDATLDEAQDNKFRLVYEKLRLEEGKTLLDVGCGWGGMVRYAARRGVRALGVTLSKEQADYGQQRLIDEGLDDVAEIRYADYRDTEESGFDAVSSIGLAEHIGVDNYPSYFRFLSDKLVPGGLMLNHCITYPDNHQTQRGGFIDRYIFPDGELAGSGIIVRDMQSNGFEVLHEENLRFDYARTLRHWCLNLKDNWDKAVELVGENTAKLWGMYMAGSQWGFEHDVVQLHHVLGVKLLDDKSRGDVPERRWWRDSTWELED; from the coding sequence ATGGCATTTACCCCGATGTCGATCGCTGAGATGATCGAAACCCTCGTGGCCCCACCGAACCCTTTTCGCTGGGAGGTTTTCGACGGGTCGGCGACCGGTCCGGAGGACGCCAAATACACAGTGCGCATTCACAACCCGGAGGGGTTGTCGTATATCGCCACCGCGCCGGGCGATCTCGGTTTCGCGCGCGCCTGGATGACCGGCGGGCTCACCGTCGAGGGCGAGCACCTCGCATACCCTTATGGCATCTTCGACTCGCTGCGCGAGCTTTATGACAACTTCCGCAAACCGAGCCTCGGCGAGATCGCCAAGATTTACCGCTCCCTGGGACACCACGGCGCTCTGCGCATCCAGCCCGTGCCCGAGGTCGAGCGCGCCGGCTGGCTCGAGCGCTCCCTGCGCCAGGGCCTGTCGCGGCACTCCAAGGAGCGCGACGCCGACGTGATCTCCTCGCACTATGACGTCGGCAACGACTTCTACGAGCTCTTCTTGGGCGAGGAAATGACCTACACCTGCGCCTATTACCCGCACCCGGACGCCACCCTCGATGAGGCCCAGGACAACAAGTTCCGGCTCGTCTACGAAAAGCTGCGCCTCGAAGAGGGCAAGACGCTTCTCGACGTCGGCTGCGGCTGGGGCGGCATGGTCCGCTACGCCGCCCGCCGCGGGGTGCGCGCCCTGGGCGTGACGCTGTCGAAGGAGCAGGCGGACTATGGCCAGCAGCGGCTTATCGACGAAGGCCTCGACGACGTCGCGGAGATCCGCTACGCCGACTACCGCGACACCGAAGAATCCGGCTTCGACGCGGTCTCCTCGATCGGCCTGGCCGAGCACATCGGCGTGGACAACTACCCCTCCTACTTCCGGTTCCTCTCCGACAAGCTGGTGCCCGGCGGGCTCATGCTCAACCACTGCATCACCTACCCGGACAACCACCAGACGCAGCGCGGCGGCTTCATCGACCGCTACATCTTCCCGGACGGCGAGCTCGCCGGCTCCGGCATCATCGTGCGCGACATGCAGTCCAACGGCTTCGAGGTCCTCCACGAGGAGAACCTGCGTTTCGACTACGCCCGTACCCTGCGCCACTGGTGCCTCAACCTGAAGGACAACTGGGACAAGGCCGTCGAGCTGGTCGGCGAGAACACCGCCAAGCTGTGGGGCATGTACATGGCGGGCTCGCAGTGGGGCTTCGAGCACGATGTCGTGCAGCTCCACCACGTGCTCGGCGTCAAGCTTCTCGACGACAAATCGCGCGGCGACGTCCCCGAGCGCCGCTGGTGGCGAGACTCCACCTGGGAGCTCGAGGACTAG
- a CDS encoding FAD-binding oxidoreductase translates to MGLSKKLVGALGRVSDGVGRLLPGRGLDYRRRQPVGFYEHDRAVERLLESFRNVPAGRRVRLAKKTSNLFRGRHADNVGLDVSGLNGVIAIDPVAGTADVQGMCTYEDLVDACLPYGLAPTVIPQLKTITLGGAVTGMGVESTSFRNGLPHEAVLEMDILTGTGEIVTASPEENVDLFRGFPNSYGSLGYAVRLKIELEEVHDYVDLAHVRFHDPQTYAEAMGEIVEAGTFEGRTIHGLDGVAFSPHELYLVIACGTDKAGPTSDYTREQIYYRSIQHPEGILRDRLSIRDYIWRWDVDWFWCSRAFGAQNPTVRKLWPRDLLRSSFYWKLIGLDRRYDIEHNLINRPNGLPHRERVVQDIEVTVDRLPEWIEWFFSASDIQPMWLCPIRLRGGVEKLAGSGDVLADADSPWPLYPLGPGVTWINAGFWSAVPGDHVSADAEPGAFNRVIEKKVSELGGHKSLYSEAFYTREEFAELYGGELPGQLKKRYDPAGRFPDLYEKTVSGA, encoded by the coding sequence ATGGGATTGAGTAAAAAGCTGGTCGGTGCTCTGGGTCGAGTCTCGGACGGGGTGGGGCGTCTCCTGCCCGGAAGGGGGCTTGACTATCGGCGGCGGCAGCCGGTCGGGTTCTATGAGCACGATCGGGCCGTCGAGAGGCTGCTGGAGAGCTTCCGTAACGTCCCGGCTGGCCGGCGCGTACGCCTGGCGAAGAAGACCTCGAACCTCTTTCGGGGTCGGCACGCCGATAACGTGGGCCTCGATGTCAGCGGGCTTAACGGGGTCATCGCCATTGACCCCGTCGCCGGCACCGCCGACGTGCAGGGCATGTGCACCTACGAGGACTTAGTCGATGCCTGCCTGCCTTATGGGCTCGCCCCGACGGTCATCCCGCAGCTGAAAACCATCACGCTGGGCGGGGCGGTGACCGGCATGGGTGTGGAGTCCACCTCCTTCCGCAACGGCCTGCCGCACGAGGCCGTCCTCGAGATGGATATCCTCACCGGCACCGGCGAGATCGTCACCGCCTCCCCGGAGGAGAACGTCGACCTCTTCCGCGGCTTCCCGAACTCCTACGGCAGCCTCGGCTACGCCGTGCGCCTGAAGATCGAGCTCGAAGAAGTCCACGACTACGTCGATCTCGCCCACGTGCGTTTCCACGACCCGCAGACCTACGCCGAGGCGATGGGGGAGATCGTCGAGGCCGGCACCTTCGAGGGGCGCACCATCCACGGGCTCGACGGCGTGGCGTTTTCGCCTCACGAGCTCTACTTGGTCATTGCGTGCGGCACCGACAAGGCCGGGCCGACCTCCGACTACACCCGCGAGCAGATCTACTACCGCTCGATCCAGCACCCCGAGGGCATCCTGCGCGATCGCTTAAGCATCCGCGACTACATCTGGCGCTGGGACGTCGACTGGTTCTGGTGCTCGCGCGCGTTCGGGGCGCAAAACCCCACCGTTAGGAAGCTGTGGCCGCGTGATCTTCTGCGCTCGTCGTTCTACTGGAAGCTCATAGGCTTAGATCGCCGCTATGACATCGAGCATAACCTCATCAACCGGCCCAATGGCCTGCCGCACCGCGAACGCGTGGTCCAAGACATCGAGGTCACCGTCGATCGCCTCCCGGAGTGGATCGAGTGGTTCTTCTCCGCGAGCGACATCCAGCCCATGTGGCTGTGCCCGATTCGGTTGCGCGGCGGCGTCGAAAAGCTGGCAGGCAGCGGCGACGTGCTTGCCGACGCTGACTCCCCCTGGCCCCTCTACCCCCTCGGTCCGGGCGTGACCTGGATCAACGCCGGATTCTGGTCGGCGGTGCCGGGCGATCACGTCTCCGCCGACGCCGAGCCCGGGGCGTTCAACCGGGTCATTGAGAAGAAGGTCAGCGAGCTCGGCGGGCATAAGTCGCTATACTCGGAGGCCTTCTACACCCGCGAGGAGTTCGCCGAGCTATACGGCGGCGAGCTTCCCGGACAACTGAAGAAACGCTATGACCCTGCCGGACGCTTCCCGGACCTCTACGAGAAGACCGTCAGCGGTGCTTAA
- the eccD gene encoding type VII secretion integral membrane protein EccD, protein MPAHSLRLTTRLHVGGFHREIDLTLPTSSAIAEVLPEVLELAEAPQITRPWRASTVGGKALDMSSPLAETGLHHGHVLVLTPAEPVDAPIVRDSAEALVAHSSGRGAVGGLTAAVITGAFMAITLLNSYVELEWALLAGAVLAVMSARQHPLLALPIAALVAYACARLVTGGSLIDAPTWALITAASAALVTLAVLGLVGAVGTRTAGGIGAASAIAYAASIGALLSFEAAAASALVAGVALVTCTPGLVTTLAGLEVPRLPTAGQDLAVADGNPPDTDERARRAGRIHDGMSIGTAAGMLVALGYLASLDGWAPLLLSLAIAGATILHAARHRRLVPAWALSAVGLGALLAAAEAAASDLAAVIVGMVALVAVTAGRWADHIRTMAPTTAAWLERAEFVAVIAVLPLAGWVGGLFALIRGLG, encoded by the coding sequence ATGCCTGCGCATTCACTGCGCCTGACCACCCGCCTGCACGTCGGCGGATTCCACCGCGAGATCGACCTGACGCTACCGACGTCCTCGGCGATCGCCGAGGTCCTTCCCGAAGTCCTCGAGCTCGCCGAAGCACCACAGATCACCCGGCCCTGGCGCGCCTCGACCGTCGGGGGCAAGGCGCTCGACATGTCCTCGCCGCTGGCGGAAACGGGCTTACATCACGGCCACGTGCTCGTGCTCACGCCGGCCGAGCCTGTCGACGCCCCCATCGTCCGCGACTCCGCCGAAGCACTCGTCGCCCATTCCTCGGGCCGCGGCGCCGTCGGCGGTCTCACCGCCGCCGTCATCACCGGCGCTTTCATGGCGATCACCCTGCTGAACAGCTACGTCGAGCTCGAATGGGCGCTGCTCGCCGGTGCCGTACTCGCGGTCATGAGCGCCCGCCAACACCCCCTTCTCGCCCTGCCCATCGCGGCGCTGGTCGCCTACGCCTGCGCCCGGCTGGTCACGGGAGGCTCGCTTATCGACGCCCCCACCTGGGCACTCATCACCGCCGCCTCGGCGGCGCTGGTGACACTGGCGGTGTTGGGACTGGTGGGTGCCGTCGGCACGCGTACGGCCGGCGGCATCGGTGCGGCCTCGGCGATCGCTTATGCCGCTTCTATCGGCGCTCTTCTGTCTTTCGAGGCCGCCGCGGCCAGCGCGCTGGTCGCCGGAGTGGCGCTGGTGACGTGCACCCCGGGGCTGGTGACCACCCTGGCCGGGCTGGAGGTACCGCGCCTGCCCACCGCCGGCCAGGACTTGGCCGTCGCCGATGGCAACCCTCCTGATACCGACGAACGCGCCCGGCGCGCCGGGCGCATCCACGATGGCATGAGCATCGGCACGGCCGCGGGGATGCTTGTGGCCCTGGGATATCTCGCGAGCCTCGACGGCTGGGCACCGCTTTTGTTGTCCCTGGCCATCGCGGGTGCGACGATCCTGCACGCCGCGCGTCACCGCCGCCTCGTGCCCGCCTGGGCGTTGAGCGCTGTGGGACTCGGCGCGCTGCTGGCGGCCGCCGAGGCGGCGGCGTCTGATCTCGCGGCGGTGATTGTCGGGATGGTCGCCCTCGTCGCTGTCACGGCCGGGCGCTGGGCCGACCACATACGCACCATGGCCCCGACCACCGCCGCCTGGTTGGAGCGCGCCGAGTTCGTCGCAGTTATCGCCGTGCTACCGCTGGCGGGGTGGGTCGGAGGACTCTTTGCCCTCATCAGGGGGTTGGGATGA
- a CDS encoding DUF6541 family protein, translated as MGLIAVMTVLVIVLPGLVVGALSGLRPVWSLAVAAPISFSIYGLAGWLYGVVGIPFNALTALLATCVLAGLAFGWRVLTRPGAWAVDRREAIRAILPGAGVVVGAGLAMGLPMYWQAQLPRGLETVVQGWDSHWHASVVRFISEEGMASPTRMGELLNIESEASNYYPVAYHAAAALVTQLAPASPIAAINMMAIIAPAITLPISLGLVAWKMVGNRSTTASIAAGLAAASAMMIPTVIWIGNYVGAWPYVAGVTASAAVAILFATLPHQPAWAFAAALALAGITQLHPSAVTTVVLIAGFYWLTHLLIRPARSRLKDLGVIALTGLTGALVILPQLLFGSGQAEEVIDWTTSDGAVTREEAWLEALTMDTRHVSQFFPGNDMTLVLVLAAIGGITALVWYRNLWAPLFYGFSLWLTAHALKPYDLGVLDLIAGLHYSTAHRLIMPVAIMTFAAAAVGLAVLIRLLSGAPFEGRWPHLLAGGLAVAVGAGVALYGLHVSGPGARASYLAPREDDRMVNAADLRAWDWLARQPHAYEGLIGGDPAEGYGWMYPYNGLPSLHRHYQWPTSMRESATTRLYSDTDLLGEGTAGGGDGEKNFVDCAADELNMHYFVLSPGPFWAQQLVNYQLWYGLFNAEGATPVYRDGDVIIFAVNDKFDDDELKRMRSESPDPLPERKVSDIG; from the coding sequence GTGGGACTCATAGCAGTGATGACTGTGCTGGTCATCGTGCTGCCGGGACTGGTGGTCGGAGCATTATCGGGGCTGCGACCCGTCTGGAGTCTCGCTGTCGCCGCACCGATTAGCTTCAGCATTTATGGGCTGGCGGGCTGGCTCTATGGGGTCGTCGGGATCCCTTTCAATGCGCTGACCGCCCTGCTGGCCACCTGTGTGTTGGCCGGGCTCGCGTTCGGCTGGCGGGTGCTGACTCGGCCGGGGGCGTGGGCGGTGGACCGTCGAGAAGCAATCCGGGCGATCCTGCCCGGCGCCGGCGTGGTGGTGGGCGCCGGGCTGGCCATGGGGCTGCCGATGTACTGGCAGGCGCAGCTGCCGCGGGGCCTGGAGACCGTCGTGCAGGGCTGGGATTCCCACTGGCACGCCAGCGTGGTGCGCTTCATCTCCGAAGAGGGCATGGCCTCGCCGACCCGGATGGGCGAGCTGCTCAACATCGAATCGGAGGCGAGCAACTACTACCCGGTGGCCTATCACGCGGCCGCAGCGCTCGTGACGCAGCTGGCGCCGGCCAGCCCGATTGCCGCGATCAACATGATGGCGATCATCGCCCCGGCGATCACCCTGCCAATCTCACTGGGGCTGGTGGCGTGGAAGATGGTCGGCAACCGCTCGACCACGGCGTCGATCGCCGCCGGCCTGGCCGCCGCCAGCGCGATGATGATCCCGACGGTCATCTGGATCGGCAACTACGTCGGCGCCTGGCCTTATGTCGCGGGGGTGACCGCCTCGGCGGCCGTCGCGATCCTTTTTGCCACCCTGCCGCACCAGCCGGCCTGGGCGTTCGCCGCCGCGCTCGCGCTGGCGGGCATCACCCAGCTGCACCCCTCGGCGGTGACCACGGTGGTGCTCATCGCCGGCTTCTACTGGCTGACCCACCTGCTCATCCGGCCGGCGCGCTCCCGGCTCAAAGACCTCGGGGTCATCGCGCTGACGGGGCTGACGGGCGCGCTGGTGATCCTGCCGCAGCTGCTCTTCGGCAGCGGCCAGGCCGAGGAGGTGATCGACTGGACGACTTCCGACGGCGCCGTGACCCGCGAAGAGGCCTGGCTCGAGGCGCTGACCATGGACACCCGGCACGTCAGCCAGTTCTTCCCGGGTAACGACATGACCCTGGTGCTCGTCCTCGCCGCGATCGGCGGGATCACCGCCCTGGTGTGGTACCGCAACCTCTGGGCCCCGCTGTTTTATGGGTTCAGCCTGTGGCTGACCGCCCACGCGTTGAAGCCCTATGACCTCGGGGTTCTCGATCTCATCGCCGGGCTGCACTACTCCACGGCCCACCGCCTCATCATGCCCGTGGCGATTATGACGTTCGCCGCCGCGGCCGTCGGCCTCGCCGTGCTCATCCGGCTATTAAGCGGCGCCCCCTTCGAAGGCCGCTGGCCGCACCTTTTGGCCGGCGGGCTCGCGGTGGCCGTCGGCGCCGGGGTGGCGCTGTATGGGCTGCATGTCTCCGGCCCCGGCGCCCGGGCGTCATATCTCGCCCCGCGCGAAGACGACCGCATGGTCAACGCAGCCGACCTGCGCGCCTGGGACTGGCTGGCCCGCCAGCCACACGCCTACGAGGGGCTCATCGGCGGAGATCCGGCCGAAGGCTATGGCTGGATGTATCCCTACAACGGCCTGCCGAGCCTGCACCGCCACTACCAGTGGCCGACGTCTATGCGCGAATCCGCCACCACGCGCCTCTACTCGGACACGGACCTGCTCGGCGAGGGCACCGCCGGCGGTGGCGACGGCGAGAAGAACTTCGTCGACTGCGCCGCCGACGAGCTGAACATGCACTACTTCGTCTTGTCCCCGGGCCCGTTCTGGGCGCAGCAGCTGGTCAACTACCAGCTGTGGTACGGCCTGTTCAACGCCGAGGGCGCTACCCCCGTCTACCGCGACGGCGATGTGATCATCTTCGCGGTCAACGACAAATTCGACGACGACGAGCTGAAGCGCATGCGTTCCGAGTCGCCGGATCCCCTCCCAGAACGTAAGGTAAGCGACATCGGCTAA